The proteins below come from a single Drosophila teissieri strain GT53w chromosome 3L, Prin_Dtei_1.1, whole genome shotgun sequence genomic window:
- the LOC122615706 gene encoding semaphorin-5A, whose protein sequence is MNMLILKLPKMPSQLWLLLTLSLLTLEGPQPSMGSGGYKTESNLELLENDSRYISYQDLMSTAKRFYDPETTWYSEMLFDVARNQVIVGARDTLYRMSFDLEPLERASWGATPSEIAMCQLKGQSERWCRNYVRVLHSYGENQLYACGTNAFQPSCSWRQMENLTVIGVDSGVVKCPFHPQANSTSLLQADGQLFVGSATDFSGSDVAILRTGVESNKRFLRTKQYNNNWLSGAQFVGSFEAGNFVYFLLRESAAEHMSCGKVIYSRIARVCKNDVGGSGQLLRDNWTSFLKARLNCSLPGEYPYYFDEIQGMTYAESESILYATFRTSGSSIFGSAVCAYNLSSINAAFDGPFKHQEHADAAWKTVNTNQRSQFQCGTSSIGHWLESSRYQLMDEAVQPVGAEPLYHSKLEQFGRLALDIVNTKTEQVHVLFVASSGNHIKKLSVKYAGDGVQTCLVELWQADDTGSSSLLNMAYLKVSDSLYLGTDLALTRIPAQHCSRHVSQSSCLNAMDPYCGWNELVERCMPQPADSSVLQHWHQAPQITCPVLNAPIDGGWSTWSPWAVCQQHEQPDSNCQCRQRSCNNPQPQHGGATCEGISTQVTNCTQHGGWTEWSAWSPCSQTCGIAVKIRRRTCGNPRPAFGGRTCVGSEQSEMYCRHLPPCPVAKPQSVDGGWGPWGEWSECSAQCGGGFRMRRRECNDPAPLNGGMECPGCRLDYEECNMQSCQEVRKLSAWTPWLTVAGSGNSSESHTERRYRYYCRATSPDASSVRVGQAKEESRNCNADGSCQRLGDHDAADSDAADWSPCSVSCGGGVQQRHRGRGSQSRVCNIHACPPDEQLANNSLDNEVEHGEWGCWSEWSACSVTCGLGLRRRTRRCLAGHDRLCQGRALEEQKCEMVPCEDFLGWSAWSEWSSCSSDGIRLRHRRCLVEQPGSMECRGAEFEKTACVPNECEETQTASTATLPIVICVCLLFTVACCLATYRFTKKRFLISAEEALNKTTTTTASFDTYPNQYSSLPTKDYYDQRPKRQSSFRMPAKTSNLGNGNGNGTLNRNNMHQNNTPKVLAKTYIDCESGTMKRQSALNNCRSNIDDEKF, encoded by the exons ATGAA CATGTTAATACTGAAACTTCCCAAAATGCCCAGCCAACTGTGGCTTCTACTGACTCTATCGCTCTTAACCCTAGAAGGCCCACAGCCCTCGATGGGCAGTGGTGGTTACAAGACGGAATCGAATTTGGAGTTGCTGGAAAACGATTCGCGATACATCTCATATCAAG ATTTAATGTCGACGGCCAAACGATTTTACGATCCCGAAACGACTTGGTATTCGGAAATGCTGTTCGACGTGGCCAGGAACCAAGTGATCGTCGGCGCCAG GGACACCCTGTACCGCATGTCTTTCGACCTGGAGCCGCTGGAGCGGGCCAGCTGGGGGGCCACGCCGTCGGAGATCGCCATGTGCCAGTTAAAAGGCCAGTCGGAGCGATGGTGTCGCAACTATGTGCGCGTGCTCCACAGCTACGGTGAGAACCAGCTGTACGCGTGTGGGACGAACGCCTTCCAGCCGAGCTGTTCGTGGCGCCAG ATGGAGAACCTCACCGTCATTGGCGTGGACAGCGGCGTGGTCAAGTGTCCGTTCCATCCGCAGGCGAACAGCACCAGTCTGCTGCAGGCCGATGGCCAACTCTTTGTGGGCAGCGCCACCGATTTCTCCGGCAGCGATGTGGCCATCCTGCGCACAGGCGTGGAGTCCAATAAG CGTTTCCTCCGCACCAAGcaatacaacaacaactggctgAGTGGAGCCCAGTTCGTGGGAAGCTTCGAGGCTGGCAACTTTGTCTACTTTCTGCTGCGCGAATCGGCCGCCGAGCACATGAGTTGTGGCAAG GTGATTTACTCCAGAATAGCCAGGGTGTGCAAAAATGATGTGGGCGGCAGTGGTCAGTTGCTGCGGGACAATTGGACATCGTTCCTGAAGGCGCGGCTCAATTGCTCGCTGCCTGGGGAATATCCTTACTACTTCGATGAGATCCAAGGCATGACGTACGCCGAGTCCGAGTCCATTCTCTATGCCACCTTCCGAACTTCGGG ATCCAGCATATTTGGCTCAGCGGTTTGCGCCTACAACCTGAGCTCCATTAACGCGGCATTCGATGGACCCTTCAAGCACCAGGAGCACGCGGATGCGGCCTGGAAGACGGTCAACACGAATCAGCGGAGTCAGTTCCAGTGCGGCACGAGTAGTATTGGCCACTGGCTGGAGAGCTCCCGCTATCAACTGATGGACGAGGCAGTGCAGCCAGTCGGGGCCGAGCCATTGTATCACTCCAAACTGGAACAGTTCGGCCGCCTGGCCTTGGACATTGTCAACACAAAGACGGAACAGGTGCACGTGCTCTTCGTGGCCAGCAGTGGGAATCACATCAAGAAGTTGTCCGTAAAGTACGCTGGCGATGGAGTGCAGACATGTCTGGTGGAACTGTGGCAGGCGGACGATACGGGAAGCAGTAGCCTGCTGAATATGGCCTATCTGAAGGTCAGCGATTCACTGTATCTGGGCACCGACCTGGCCCTCACCCGGATACCCGCCCAGCACTGCAGTCGCCATGTGTCGCAGTCCAGTTGTCTCAATGCCATGGATCCCTACTGCGGCTGGAACGAACTGGTCGAGCGTTGCATGCCCCAGCCAGCGGACTCCTCTGTACTGCAGCACTGGCATCAGGCGCCCCAGATCACCTGTCCGGTGCTGAATGCCCCCATCGATGGCGGCTGGTCCACCTGGAGTCCCTGGGCCGTGTGCCAGCAGCACGAGCAGCCGGATAGCAATTGCCAGTGCCGGCAGCGCAGCTGCAACAATCCTCAGCCACAGCATGGAGGCGCCACCTGCGAGGGCATCAG CACCCAAGTGACGAACTGCACGCAGCACGGCGGATGGACGGAGTGGTCAGCATGGTCGCCCTGCTCCCAGACCTGCGGCATTGCCGTGAAGATCCGGCGACGCACCTGTGGCAATCCGCGGCCGGCGTTCGGCGGACGCACTTGTGTGGGCTCGGAGCAGTCGGAGATGTACTGCCGCCACTTGCCGCCGTGTCCGGTGGCCAAGCCGCAGTCCGTGGATGGCGGCTGGGGGCCGTGGGGCGAGTGGAGCGAGTGCAGCGCCCAGTGCGGCGGTGGTTTCCGGATGCGGCGACGCGAGTGCAACGATCCGGCGCCACTCAATGGCGGCATGGAGTGCCCGGGCTGTCGGCTGGACTACGAGGAGTGCAACATGCAGAGCTGTCAGGAGGTGCGCAAACTCAGTGCGTGGACACCCTGGCTAACGGTGGCCGGAAGCGGCAACTCAAGTGAATCGCACACGGAGCGGCGGTACAGGTACTACTGTCGTGCCACCAGTCCGGATGCCAGTTCCGTCCGCGTGGGCCAGGCCAAGGAGGAGTCGCGCAATTGCAATGCGGATGGCAGCTGCCAGCGGCTGGGTGATCACGATGCTGCCGACTCCGATGCGGCGGACTGGTCACCGTGCAGCGTAAGTTGCGGCGGTGGAGTCCAGCAACGCCATCGAGGTCGAGGCAGCCAGAGCCGAGTGTGCAACATACACGCCTGTCCGCCGGATGAACAGCTGGCTAACAATAGCCTGGACAACGAGGTGGAGCACGGCGAGTGGGGCTGCTGGTCGGAGTGGTCGGCCTGCTCGGTGACCTGCGGACTGGGACTGCGCCGGAGGACACGTCGTTGCCTGGCGGGTCACGACAGACTCTGCCAGGGTCGTGCTCTCGAGGAACAGAAGTGCGAAATGGTGCCTTGCGAAG ATTTCCTGGGTTGGAGCGCCTGGAGCGAGTggtccagctgctccagcgATGGCATCCGACTGCGACATCGCCGCTGCCTGGTGGAGCAGCCCGGCTCGATGGAATGCCGTGGTGCGGAGTTCGAGAAGACCGCCTGTGTGCCCAACGAATGCGAGG AAACACAAACTGCCTCAACTGCCACGCTGCCCATCGTGATCTGCGTTTGCCTGCTGTTCACTGTGGCCTGTTGCCTGGCCACCTACAGATTCACCAAGAAACGATTCCTGATCAGTGCCGAGGAGGCACTGAACAAAACCACGACGACCACGGCCAGTTTCGACACCTATCCCAATCAGTATTCCAGTCTGCCCACCAAGGAT TACTACGATCAGCGACCGAAACGGCAGTCCAGCTTCAGGATGCCGGCCAAGACGAGTAACTTGGGCAACGGTAATGGCAATGGCACCCTCAATCGAAACAACATGCACCAAAATAATACGCCCAAAGTGCTGGCCAAAACCTACATCGACTGCGAATCGGGAACGATGAAACGACAATCGGCGCTGAACAATTGCCGCAGCAATATCGACGACGAGAAGTTCTAG
- the LOC122617543 gene encoding uncharacterized protein LOC122617543, which translates to MIIDMDNPDIPDEVINYVEEQRARQREFVIQKELLKERIKKAQDMIKLLEGRANALPCTIACGNIYQQSTVQQLRESLAANLSSSMEDFIETHRKILAIQRDLSQDYETICENANRPDYLT; encoded by the coding sequence ATGATCATAGACATGGACAACCCCGACATTCCGGATGAGGTCATCAACTACGTGGAGGAGCAGCGAGCTCGACAGCGTGAATTTGTCATCCAGAAGGAGTTGCTCAAGGAGCGCATCAAGAAGGCGCAGGACATGATAAAGCTGCTAGAGGGTCGGGCCAATGCACTTCCTTGCACCATTGCGTGTGGCAACATCTACCAGCAGAGCACCGTGCAACAGTTGAGGGAAAGTCTGGCTGCCAATCTATCGAGCTCCATGGAGGACTTCATCGAGACCCACCGGAAGATCCTGGCCATACAGCGAGATCTCAGCCAGGACTACGAGACGATCTGCGAGAACGCCAACCGGCCGGATTATCTCACTTAG